GATAAGAGTCATAGTATGCAATAGCTGAGGCAAATGTTGGTACTGGTACGCCAGCCTGTACAGCAATCGAAACAACGTCACGTACGGATTGCTGATATTTTTTTGTAATATCGATAAAGTAGTCATCTAAGAGTAAGTTCTCAATCGTTGGGTTTTTATCGTATGCATCTGTAATTTTTTGTAAAAACTGTGCACGGATGATACATCCCGCACGCCAAATTTTTGCAATATCACCGAATGGCAGATCCCAGTTATAATCTTCTGATGCAACTCGTAACTGAGCAAAACCTTGAGCGTAACTCATGATTTTACTGAAGTAAAGTGCTTCGCGGATTTTTTCGATCAATTCTTTCTTATCGCCTGAATACTCTGCTTTTTCAGGTTTAGCTAATACTTTGCTAGCTTTTACACGTTCTTCTTTATAGGCAGAAATAAAACGGGCAAAAACTGATTCAGTGATCAACGGTAACGGCACACCCAAATCTAAAGAGCTTTGACTTGTCCATTTACCCGTTCCTTTATTCCCGGCAGCATCTAAGATAACATCAACGATCGGTTGACCTGTCCCCTCATCATCTTTACGTGTCAAAATATCTGCAGTGATTTCAACAAGATAACTGTCTAACTCACCTTGATTCCACTCTTTGAAAATATCAGCCATTTCATCTACAGAAAGACCAAGGATATTTTTCATAAGATCATACGATTCCGCAATCAGCTGCATATCTCCATATTCGATACCATTGTGGACCATTTTAACATAATGTCCTGCACCATTAGGACCAATGTATGTTACGCAAGGTTCCCCGTCTTCTGCTTTTGCAGAAATTTTTTCTAAAATAGGAGCCACTAATTCGTAAGCTTCTTTCTGTCCACCAGGCATGATCGAAGGTCCCTTCAAAGCCCCTTCTTCACCGCCTGAAACACCAGTTCCGATGAAGTTGATTCCTGAGTTCGCTAATTCTTCATTTCTACGAATCGTATCTTTGAAGAATGTGTTTCCGCCATCGATCAAAATATCTCCCTTATCTAAATGAGGTAATAATTCCTGGATCGTAGCATCAGTCGCAAAACCCGCTTGAACCATCAACATGATACGACGTGGTTTTTCAATAGAGTCTACAAACTCTTCGATCGTGTATGTTGCTTTAAAATTTTTATCAGGGTGCTCTTCAACAACATCTGTTGTTTTTGATCCTGTACGATTAAATAGAGCAACTGAATAGCCTCTACTTTCAATATTCAATGCTAGATTTTTTCCCATTACGGCCATTCCGACTACGCCAAACTGTTGTTTTGTCATCTTGTATCCTCCCACTGTCTTTGAAAAAAAATTCATTAGAATTTTCTTATAATCTACATTATTATAACGTAGAATACTTGATATGAAAACAAAAATAGTTCGATTAAAATTTATTTTTATCGTTTCTGCAGTATTTCAGTCATTTGTCCATTGTTTTAAATCTTTTTATCTTAAAAATAAATCCCCTAGGCTCCATGGTTAGCCTAGGGGATTCGTAACATTTTCAAAAAAATGTTTTATGCTTCTTTAGAGACTACGTCTTTTCCATCGTAATGACCACATGCTGGACATACGTGATGGCTTTTTCTCATTTCACCACAGTTTGAACATGCATTCAAACCTTTGATCGTTAATTTGTAGTGAGTACGGCGTTTGCCCTTTTTAGCTTTTGATGTTCTTCTAGCTGGTACTGCCATTGGTGTTCCACCTCCTTGTAAAGATGTGTGCAGCAAGTGCACGATATATTCCAATCTTACTTAGTCATCATCACCATCAGCGTTTTCGCTAAATAGCTCGGATAATTTGGCAAGACGAGGATCCATTGTTTGTTGTGCTTCTGTTTCTCTTTTCTCCAAATATGCTTCTTCTGATAAGACTTCCCAGTCATTGCCTTTAGGCATCTCACTGCTAGTCATTTCTTCTTCAGTCAATACTTGGATCGGTATCGCTAAAAGAATGTTGTCTTCCACAGACTCGTCTAAATCGATCATCGGCTTCTCCAACAAGATGATTTCTTCCTCTGGTAAACGATCATCTTTCTTTTGATATTGCTCTTGTGTCATAAATACTTCGTCAACATCAATCGACATCCTAAGCGGAACAGGAGTTAAAGAACGTGAAGATGGCACAGTTACAATAACATCGATTCGATAGTGAATCAAATACTCCTCTTTGCCAACTGTTAGTATCCCCGTCACATTTATAGGACTAACATCCAGAATCAAATTATCTCGCTTCATCAATGAGGCTTTCAAATCTAATGTTTCCGAAAATTCTAATGGGTTGTCTTTGTATTTATTTAGTTCTAGTAAAGACCATTTCATATTCATCACCTCTTAACGCAACAAAAGCAATTATACAGGGGGATGAAAGCTTTGTCAATGAAATTTTCTTGACAGTATTTCCTTCTTTCACTTTTTTTCAGCCTGCTCTCTTCTATTCTTAATTTTTAATGGTAAAATAAGTCAAAGGAGGAGTTATATGAATGCATTTAAATTTGAACATGTCTCTTTTATTCGGGATAAAAAGATACTGTTAAATAACGTAAATTGGTCCGTTGATTCATCTGAAAATTGGGCCATTTTGGGATTGAACGGTGCAGGCAAGACGTTGCTTTTACAATTGATTTGCGGTTACCTTTGGCCTTCATCAGGGAGGTTAGAAGTCTTAGATGAAGTTTTTGGGCATACCTCGATTCCAGAGTTGCAACGCAGAATCGGCTGGGTCAGTACTGCTTTGCAGTATCGAATGAAAAATTGGGAAACCGCTGAGCGCATCGTTTTATCTGGTAAGTTTGCCAGTATCGGCATCTACCAAGAGTATACAAATGAAGAACTAGAGGAAGCCAAAATGATTTTGACTAACGCTGGTGGTGCTTCATTGATCGGAAAAAAATATGAAGTATTATCTCAAGGTGAACGGCAGCTTGTTTTGATCTCTAGAGCTTTGATGGCACATCCAGAATTATTGATTTTAGATGAACCTTGCAACGGTCTTGATTTATTTGCACGTGAAAAATTACTAAAGCAAATTCAGCAAATCGCAACTCAAAAAAGCCATCCAACTTTACTTTATGTGACACATCATACTGAAGAGATTCTTCCTTGTTTTGAGCATCTGATGCTGTTGAAAGATGGGGAGATTTTTGCGAAAGGTACTCGTGATAGTCTTTTTAACGAAAAAAAATTTACTGACTTTTATAACGAACCTATTCAGATCGTCTCTTTAAAAGAAGATCGTTTTGCAGTCTATCCCAAATAATTGGACTAATGATTTGTTTAGCTCGAGGATAAGAGAAAACAGTTTTCTCTTATCCTCGAGCGTTTTTAATCGTCTTTTGAAAAAGCTGTTATAGCCTCGATAAATTGTTCACCGTATTTATCAAGCTTGTTTTGTCCCACACCTTTTATTTGAAGGAGCTGGATCGAATTTTTTGGTCGTTTTTCACACATTTCTTTTAAGGTGCTGTCTGAAAAAATTAGGTATGGAGGAACCCCAGCATCCTGTGCTAGATCCAATCTTAGTCCTCTCAATACTTCAAACAATGCATCATCTATAGCGGCAACTTTACGTACGCGCTGATCTTCTTTTCTAAAAACTGTTTGTTTGCCTAATAAAACTTGGATACCGGTCGCTGAAACAGAAAGCAGCGGATATTGTCCATCGGATGGTGTCAAATATCTTTCGGCAGTCAAATAGTCGATCAGTTGAGTGACTTCCTTTTGAGTACGGTCTTTCATTAATCCATAGGTCGGCAAACGATGGAAATGCCATTGATCGATTTTTTGATCCTTTGACCCCGTCAATACTTTACCAACTAGGCCTTTACCAAATTTTTCTCCCATACGCTTGACGCATGACAGGACTTTTTGAGCATCGACTGTTACATCGACTAATTCTCGTTCATCTAAACAATTGGAACAGCGACCACATTCTGTTCCCTGCTCACCAAAGTAACGTAAAATGAACTGCTGCAGACACATTTGAGCATTGGCATACTGTGACATTTCACGCAGCTTCATATATTCTTTTTGCTTGTAGTCGATCGTCATTTCAGATTGATCGATAAAAAACTGCTGGATTTGCAGATCCTGAGGACCGTATAACAATACAGCATCACTCGGCAGCCCATCACGACCAGCGCGTCCTGCTTCTTGATAATAGGACTCAATATTCCCTGGTATTTGAGCATGGATGACAAAACGTACATTACTCTTATTGATCCCCATACCAAATGCATTTGTAGCAACCATCACCTGTATTTTGTCAAATAAAAATTCCTCTTGATTATGATTTCGATCACTCTCATTCATGCCTCCGTGGTACATACCAACAGCAATTTTCTTACTTTTCAATAAATGATAGATTCGTTCTACTTCTTTTCTAGTGCTGGCATAGACGATTCCAGACTGATCTTTGTTCATCTTTAAGTATTCCAGCAAATAAACATCGCGATTTTGATCTTTCACTACTTGAAAGGATAAGTTTTCACGGGCAAACCCTGTTTGTACTTGATTCTGTTTTGGTATGTGTAATTGCTCTAAGATATCTTCTGCAACTTGAGGTGTCGCTGTAGCAGTCAATGCAATGACTGAAGGCTGTTGCTGAAATTGTTCAATGATTTCGGCTAAACGTAAATAGCTAGGACGAAAGTCGTGTCCCCATTGAGAAATACAGTGTGCCTCATCTACAGCCAGTAAATCGATCGGTACGTGTAAAAGCAGTTGCTGAAAATCAAAAGATTCTAAGCGTTCGGGTGCTACATAAAGAAGTTTGACTTTTCGATCTACAGCAAGTTGAACTCGCTTATTCATCTCTTGCTGAGAAATCGTGCTATTGATAAACGTTGCAGGGATCCCCATCATGTTTAGAGCATCGACTTGATCTTTCATCAAGGAAATCAACGGAGAAATCACTAAAGTCAGATTCTCTAAAGCAAGTGCAGGCAGTTGATAGCAAATCGATTTACCGCCACCTGTGGGCATGATTCCTAATACATTTTCTTTATTTAATACATGATTGATGATTTCTTCTTGACCTTGACGAAAATCATCATAGCCAAATTTTTCTTTTAATAGCGCTTTTATGTCAATCATGTGGTTCGCTCCATTCTTTGTATATGACAGTTATTTTAGCACGCTCTATCTTGCAATTCAATAAAGGATCATGGTTCACCGTGAAACAAATCAGTTTTCGTGAAACATCTCTGTACTTAACTTTTTTTCAAAAATCCTTATTTACCAAGCTTTATAAAATAGTATACGCATTTTTATCACTTTCTATTTAGAGTTATCCACAAAAAAAGATGGGACACAACAATCATTGTCATGTCTCATCTAATTTCGTGTAGCTAAGAAATAGCCAAACGACGAGTTTATTCTGCTACTTTTTTCTTTTTACTTGCTTTTTCACGTTCATTTTTGTTTAAAATTTGTTTTCTTAAACGGATGCTTTCTGGTGTTACTTCACAGTACTCATCCTCATTCAAGAATTCTAATGATTCTTCTAATGTAAGCTTTTTAGTTTTTTTGATCACTGACGTTTGGTCTTTAGTCGCAGAACGTACGTTAGTCATTTGTTTAGCTTTCGTGATATTTACTGTTAAGTCGTTATCACGGTTATTTTCACCGATGATCATTCCTTCGTAAACTTCAGTCGTTGGTTCTACAAAGACTGTTCCGCGTTCTTCAATACTCATGATACTATACGTAGTTGCTTTACCTGTATCGATAGAAACAAGAGCGCCTTGGTGACGTCCGCCGATCGTTCCTTGGATCATCGGTAAATATTGATCAAAAGTATGGTGCATGATTCCATAACCACGTGTCATTGATAAAAACTCAGTTGTATAACCGATCAAACCACGAGCTGGTGCTAAGAAAATCAAACGAATTTGACCGTTACCAGTATGGATCATGTCTTGCATTTCACCTTTACGTTGGCTTAATGACTCAATGACACTCCCCATGTATTCTTCTGGCGTATCGATTTGAACACGTTCAAAAGGTTCACATTTTACACCTTCGATTTCACGTTCAATAACTTCTGGACGAGATACTTGTAATTCATACCCTTCACGACGCATGTTTTCGATCAAAATCGACAAGTGCAATTCACCACGACCAGAAACAGTCCAAGCATCTGGAGCAATTGGTTCTACGCGTAGTGATACGTCTGTTTGTAATTCTGCCATCAAGCGTTCTTCGATTTTACGCGCTGTGACAAATTTACCTTCACGACCGGCAAAAGGAGAGTTATTTACTAAGAATGTCATTTGTAATGTTGGTTCATCGATGTGTAAAATCGGCAGCGCTTCTTGATGCGCAACGTCTGCTACTGTTTCACCAACGAAGATATCTTCCATACCTGAAACGGCAATTAAATCGCCTGCTTTTGCTTCATTGATTTCCACACGTTGTAATCCGAAGAAACCGAAAATTTTAGTTACACGGAAATTTTTCACACTACCGTCTAATTTCATCAAGGCAACTTGGTCGCCCACTTTCATTGTACCGCGGAAAACACGTCCGATACCGATACGTCCTACATAGTCATTGTAATCTAATAATGAAACTTGGAATTGTAATGGTTCATCTGAGTTATCAACTGGAGCTGGTACATGATCGATGATCTGATCAAAGATCGGCGCCATAGTTGGTTCTTGGTCTTCTGGATCATCAGAGTTACTTGAAGTTCCATTTAAAGCTGATGCATAAACAACTGGGAAGTCCAATTGTTCATCATCCGCGCCTAGTTCAATAAATAATTCTAATACTTCATCCACAACATGTTCAGGACGAGCAGAAGGTTTATCGATTTTATTTACGACAACGATCGGTGTTACTTTTTGTTCTAGTGCTTTTTTCAATACGAAACGTGTTTGAGGCATCGTTCCTTCATAAGCATCAACGACTAAAACCACACCATCGACCATTTTCATGATACGCTCAACTTCACCACCGAAGTCCGCGTGTCCAGGAGTATCTAAAATATTGATGCGGGTGCCATTGTAATCAACGGCTGTATTTTTGGCTAAGATCGTGATCCCACGTTCGCTTTCGATCGCATTTGAGTCCATCGCACGCTCTTGCAGCTGCGTATGTCCGTCTAATGTTTGCGATTGTTTCAATAATTCATCCACCAAGGTTGTTTTCCCATGGTCGACGTGGGCGATAATTGCTACGTTTCTGATATCTTCTCTGTATTTCACTGTAATTGCTCCTTATCCTTTAGCCTTACGTCACTTGTTCATTTAAATCCGACTGTTTATTATAGCAAACTTTTTTCATGAAATATAGTCTAAAGCTTTCAAAAGTTATGAAAACTTCATGATTTTCTTGCTATTTTCTGAAAAATAGCACATTATTCGCTAAAAATCAACCTCAGAGTTCGTTTACTTATCTAAAAAATTGGTTTTAATTTCGCTATATGCCTCTGGAGTTGCTGCTAAAAAGTATTCGCGTCCAGAAAACGATAACGCTTTTCCTTCTATAGTTGAGTAGCTAAAATGGAATTCCTCCAGTAAAACGATCCCAGCTGCATAATCCCATGGGCTCAAATTAGAAACGTAACCAATATGATTGCCTTTTAGCATGGCGATCATTTCGATTCCAGCACACCCACTCACACGTACGCCCATAGAAGCATGTCCAATCTTCCTAGCACAATGAATATCTTCACCAAACATGTAGGCATTCATTCCAAGCAGTCCTGCTGACAAGCCTAAATTTTTCGGTTGAATAAGCCTTTGTTCTCCTAAGAACACACCGATCCCTTTTCCGCCCCAGCATAATTCATCTTTCATCACATCATAAATAAACCCTAATTTTCCGATCCCATCTTCAAAAACGGCGATCATAATACAAAAGTTTTCCTGTTCCATAACAAAATTCATTGTGCCGTCAATCGGGTCGATGATCCAGACGCGGCCTGCTAGAGAGTCGATTGTGCTGTAGCCTTTTTCTTCTGCCAAAATTTTATCAGCTGGATAATGTTCTTTGATTTTTTTGATCAGCAATGTTTGGGTTTCTTCATCTATGGAGGTCACTAAGTCTGTTCTTCCTGATTTTTGTGAAACAGCGAAATCAGTTGTTAAGCTCGTTTGAATAAAGTCTGCCGCTTCTCGAATCCAATCCTTGATTTCAATGATCATTTTTTCTGCTGTCATTTTAATCAGCTCCTAGTTTTAATCTGCCTGTCTGCTGTTTTTTCGCTTGCTGAACCGTTCTATATAATGAATAGCCAGAGACTTTTTGAAATTCATTGCCTAAACGCTTTTCTTCACCAATGCTTTTAACGACCGTTTTAAAGCGTTGATAGATTTGTAAAAACTCCTCGGCATTTATCCCTGTTTCATTTGCCTGTTCCACTGCTGACCACATATTCGTCACGATGACCATCTCATCTGTGGTCCAGTCCAAATCTAAAGGGTATTGATAATCTTTCATGTCTTCACCTCTTCAACTAGTATAGCATATCTTCATGAAATCACTTTTTCCGCCGTTCTTGCCAGTTTGTCCATAATGGTAAAAACAACACTCCTTTTTCAACACCAATTCGCTGTGCAGAATAGATTCCAGCATTTCCAGAACACATATAGCTGATCAAACAAATCATGAAAAAGAAAACAGCAGCGTCACTGCCAAAAAGTTCGATCCCCATAATAAAACAAGCAATAGGAGTATTGGTCGCTCCTGAAAAGACACCAATAAAGCCCAGTCCAGCCAAAAATGGAATAGATACATGGAGAAGCGCAGCCAAGCTGCTGCCTAATGTTGCACCAATTTCAAATAGCGGAGTCACTTCGCCGCCTTGATAGCCAGCACCTAAGGATAGAACTGTGAAGAAGAGCTTGCCTATCCAATCAAACCAATAGCTTTCTCCATTGAATGCATCTTTTAGTAAAGGTAAGCTCAAACCAAGATATCGCTGAGTTTGTAAAATGAAAACGACGGCTACGACAACTGCTCCACCTAAAAAATTTCTTAAAACAACATTTTTGATCCAATTTGCATAAACCTTCTTAATACATACGATGGAACGGCTGAACAACCAGCCTGCTAAGCCAAAACAAATCCCAGCTGCAAAAATTTTGATAAATAAAGGCACTGTCCAGTCTGGAATTTGTCCCATACTATAATGCGTGTGCGTGACTCCAAACGCTTCTGTAACGAAATTTGCAAAAAAAGCTGCAAAAAAACTTGGAAAAATAGCATCTGACCTTAAACGTCCGATCACTAATACTTCTAAACCAAAAACTGTACCAGCCAGCGGTGTACCAAAGACTGAACTAAAACCAGCACTGATCCCGCTAATAATGACGATCTCTCTTTCTAATTTATCCAAACGAAATAAACGGCCAACGGCATTGGCAACTGTTCCACCCATTTGGACCGCTGTTCCTTCACGTCCAACAGAACCACCGAATAAATGTGTCGTGATCGTTCCGAATAAAGTTAATGGGATCAGTCGCAGAGGAATATTTTCTTGTTCACCATTTGCCTGATCGATCACAAGATTATTCCCTCTACTTGCATTGCCGCCATATTGCTTATATAAAAAGGCAAATAAAGCGCCACTAAACGGTAACAAAAATAATAGCCAGGTATGATTCAACCTGATTGTAGTCACCAGGTCTAAACTTTTCAAAAAAAATGCGGATAATATCCCCATCACAAGCCCAATTAGTGCAGAGATCATGAGCCATTTCATCATATGAATACTCATTTTAATTGGCATTTTCAAATCACTTTCCATACTTTCAACTCCTCTATCAATGTTGACTATTCTCAATCATACTACTTTTCAGTAACATACTGGTCAATTATATCAAAACTTTTTCAAATTAGATAAATCAAATTTTTTTATTCACATTTTTCTCAGTAAAGCCCTTGCAAAACTGATGGATTGTGCTACTATGAATAGGAAATTTTTAGCATACCTGATCTTAACGAAGAGGCGTTTTATTTTTAATTCAACATAGCATTTATTGATTTGATTTTTTACAGATGAAAGGATGTTTTCATTGAAAGAATTAACACATGGCAACCCAGCAAAACTGATTTTCTTTTTTACGATCCCACTATTGATCGGTAATATCTTCCAACAGTTCTATAATATGGCTGATATGATCATTGTAGGGCAAACCCTTGGAAAAGATGCTTTAGCAGCAGTTGGCTCCACCGGCAGCATTACTTTTTTGATCATCGGTTTTGCTCAAGGATTAACTGCTGGTCTGTCTATTTTAACTTCTCAGCGTTTCGGTGGTCAAGATTATCGTGGGGTGAAAAAAAGTTTTGCGACCGGCATCATGATCAGTGGGATCGTGACGATTATTTTGACAGTATTGAGCTTGATTTTTGTTCATCCGATGCTTGTCTTGATGCAAACGCCAAAAGAAATCATCGATGATGCACAGATTTTTATTTCAATTATTTTTGCTGGAATTTTTGCTGCAATGGCTTTTAATCTGTTGTCTAATGTGATCCGTGCACTTGGCGATAGTCGGACACCGCTTCTATTCTTGATCATTGCCAGTATTATAAATGTTGTTTTAGATTTGATTTTGATCATTAATTTTCATATGGGGGTAGCTGGTGCCGGGATCGCTACTGTTACCGCTCAAATTGTTTCCAGTCTACTTTGTGTCATTTATATTCGACGGAAAATTCCAAACCTGCAATTACGAAAAAAGGATTTTACTTTTGACAAAAAAGATTTCCGTGCTCATTTAAATATTGCCTTGCCTATGGCTTTCCAGTCTTCAATCATTGCAATCGGCGCCATTATTTTACAAGCTGCTTTGAATAGTTTAGGGACAGATGTTGTGGCTGCACAGGCAGCTTCCGGTAAAATCGAGCAATTTGCGACACAACCGATGATGTCTTTCGGCATTGCAATGGCTACGTTTACTGCTCAAAATTATGGTGCCAAGAAATACAAACGCATTCTACAAGGCGTTACTCAGTGCTTAATCATGAGTATTAGTTTTAGTTTGCTAGCTGGTGGGATCGTGATTCTTTTCGGTCAAAATCTCGTAACACTTTTTGTTAGTGCAAAAGAAACGGCGGTTCTTGATTTATCTCAGATCTACTTTAATGTCAATGGGAGTATGTACTGGCTTTTGGCGATTCTTTTCATTCTGCGCTATACGCTTCAAGGACTTGGGCAAAGTATCGTGCCTACGATTGCTGGAATCATGGAGCTGATCATGCGTTCATTTGCTGCGATCATTTTGACAGCTTCTTTAGGCTTTGTTGGAGCAGCCCTCGCCTCCCCGCTTGCTTGGGCAGGTTCGGTGATTGTTTTACTAGCTTCTTATTTTAAAGCAATCAAACGTTTAAAAAAACTAGAACAAGCACAGCAGTTGGAATCGCAATAAAAAAAACAACCGATTCTCTTATTTGAGAATCGGTTGTTTTTTATTATTGTACAGGTTGCTTTTTACCGAAGTATTGGCGCCATTTTGACTTCACTGCATTGGTCATTGGTTCTGATGCTTCTTTGACAGCACAATATTTGTCGACCATCGTAACAATGTAGCTTTCTTTGTATTTAGGCGGGGCAATCGTTGCTCCCCACATATGCTTGATGATAATGTCGCGTTCTAAATCTGAAAGCTCTGTCAGCTTCTCTGCATTTTTCACAGCGATCCTAGGATGCATGTAGGCATGTGAGCCTTCATCAAACTTTGTCGTCCGCCAATCGTAATAAAACAGATCATGCAATAAACCAGCACGAGCGGTTGCTCTTGCATCTCCGTTCCATTTCTTCGCTAATAGGTAGCTGTTGTAAGAAACGCTGATCGAGTGATCCAAACGAGTTGAATGAACATGCTGTGTGTAATTACTTAAACGCTGAACTTCTTCTTTTTCCAATAAATCTTCTACATAAGACATATATTCTTGATCTTCGCGCCATTTTTCAGTCATTAATTCGGGTTCCACCTTTTTGAAAAGCTGATCTTTCCCTCTGATTTGAAGAGGTACAAATCGAGCTAAATGATTTGAAAGACTTGACTTTGATTTGCCAATCATTGTGTCTTTTTAACTTGATGAAAGTATAGCACCTTGATTTTGGAAATACTAGGATTTTAGAAATCCGTAACTAAACTTTAATAATTGCTTTAGATTTGTAACGGTTAACACTACAAAGCTTTTTCATTTTGGTGTCTAGAGAACTCTGCCTTGATTTGAATAAAGGAATGAAAAACTTGCAGCAATTGAAAAATCTGCGCTCGATTCTCAAATTCTTCCCTCGTTTTTGGTAGCTCTTTTTTACGATAAACGTCATAAACTTGCGTGATTCGATCAAGAATCGCTTGTCCATCATTTGTTTCTGCAAATGTTTCTGCTGTATACTCCAATAACTGCTGAATACTTTCAACTTGTTCCGGTTCCACAGTTATTTTCTCTAAGATCCGCAGCATATCTTTTAAACTATTACTCTGCATTCTACGCATCGTAAAATAGTTTAAATAGTAATCATCAGATGATAATAAGTGATTTTCGGCATGTGTCTTCGCCCAAGTTTCACCTGTACGAATAAAAGCTTTAAGATCATCGCATTTTTCAAAAAGATTTCGTTCTTTGCCATGTTGATTCAAATAGGCCGCCATATTATTCAATATCTTACGAAACATGACTTCAATGACTTCCTGATCTTCTTTCAAACGTTTCTCAGCATCAGGCATGTAGGCATTCATCAATAAAGCAAAACCTACACCGATCGTCATCAATAAAAATTCATTTCCGATGAATGCCCAGGATAAATTTTTCTCAACTAAGTACTGAGTGACTAGCACTGAACTTACGACGATCCCATCGGAAAGCTTGAAATAGACTGCAGAAGGGATAAATAAGAGTAAAAAAATACCAAATGCAACAGGATTAAAGCCAAAAAGAGTAAAACAGATATAAGCAATCCCAGTAGCTAACGCTAATGACAACAGGCGATACAAACCTGTCAATATTGAGGTCTTTTTTGTGTTAGTCACACTTAAGACAGAAATAATTCCTGCAGATGCGGGGTAAAGCAATCCTAAGCTGCCTGCAACAACCATCGCTAGCGTGGCACTTACAGCAGTTTTGATCGTTCTTAAGCCAATTTTCATTTGACCTCTCCTTATAATTTTAGTTAATCTTTTATTTTAATACTAGTAATTTTACCTCTATTTCGGTTATGATGAAATAGTAAAGTCATTAAATGTTGATGATAGGAGTGGAAGCTCATGGAGGTTGGTCGTTTTCGCTTAGGTATGCGAACACTAAAAACTGCCCTCGCAGTAATGTTATGTATTATTTTATTTAAAGTATTTGATCGAGGCGCACCGATGATTGCTGCTTTAGCCGCTGTTTTTTCATTGCGGCAAGACCTGACCACCAGTGTGACTTTCGGTAAGTCCAGAATCCTCGGCAACACACTCGGCGGTGGATTAGCGATCGTTTACTTTTTAGTAAAAGATCTGTTCGCTAATGATTTTTTAGTCGAATTGCTGTTGCTTCCTATACTAGTTATTATCGTGATCGTAGTTTCTGATGGTATCAACAATAACTCAGGTATTATTTCTGCCATTGCAACGCTTTTGCTGATTTCCCTTAGTATTCCTCAAGGCGAATCTTTTTATTTCGCTTTAGACCGAGTCATCGATACATTTATCGGTACATTCATCGGCATTGGTTTGAACTTTTTTTTCAAACCGAAACCAATTGAAGAAACACACGAGATCGAAGAAGATCTTGCTGAACTAGCAAAAAAAGAGGCTGAACTAAAGGAACTTAG
This sequence is a window from Enterococcus wangshanyuanii. Protein-coding genes within it:
- a CDS encoding aromatic acid exporter family protein is translated as MKIGLRTIKTAVSATLAMVVAGSLGLLYPASAGIISVLSVTNTKKTSILTGLYRLLSLALATGIAYICFTLFGFNPVAFGIFLLLFIPSAVYFKLSDGIVVSSVLVTQYLVEKNLSWAFIGNEFLLMTIGVGFALLMNAYMPDAEKRLKEDQEVIEVMFRKILNNMAAYLNQHGKERNLFEKCDDLKAFIRTGETWAKTHAENHLLSSDDYYLNYFTMRRMQSNSLKDMLRILEKITVEPEQVESIQQLLEYTAETFAETNDGQAILDRITQVYDVYRKKELPKTREEFENRAQIFQLLQVFHSFIQIKAEFSRHQNEKAL
- a CDS encoding FUSC family protein; translated protein: MEVGRFRLGMRTLKTALAVMLCIILFKVFDRGAPMIAALAAVFSLRQDLTTSVTFGKSRILGNTLGGGLAIVYFLVKDLFANDFLVELLLLPILVIIVIVVSDGINNNSGIISAIATLLLISLSIPQGESFYFALDRVIDTFIGTFIGIGLNFFFKPKPIEETHEIEEDLAELAKKEAELKELREKVQARVEAEKQNKK